The following coding sequences lie in one Lolium perenne isolate Kyuss_39 chromosome 2, Kyuss_2.0, whole genome shotgun sequence genomic window:
- the LOC127334174 gene encoding quinone-oxidoreductase QR2, with the protein MATKIYIVYYSTYGHVATLAEEIKKGADTVDDVEVTIWRVPETLSEEVLGKMYAAPKREDHPVITASQLAEADGILFGFPTRFGMMAAQMKAFFDSTGGLWQSGALAGKPAGVFFATGTQGGGQETTALTAVTQLTHHGMLFVPVGYTHGAGMFAMDEVKGGSPYGAGTFAGADGSRLPSEAELALAAHQGKYFAGIAKKLKA; encoded by the exons ATGGCGACCAAGATCTACATCGT GTACTACTCCACCTATGGGCACGTCGCGACGCTGGCGGAGGAGATCAAGAAGGGCGCCGACACCGTCGACGACGTCGAGGTCACCATCTGGCGGGTGCCGGAGACGCTGTCGGAGGAGGTGCTGGGGAAGATGTACGCTGCGCCCAAGCGTGAGGACCACCCCGTCATCACGGCAAGCCAGCTAGCCGAGGCCGACGGCATCCTGTTCGGCTTCCCCACGCGGTTCGGCATGATGGCGGCGCAGATGAAGGCCTTCTTCGACAGCACCGGCGGCCTCTGGCAGTCCGGTGCCCTTGCCGGCAAGCCCGCGGGCGTCTTCTTCGCCACGGGCACCCAGGGCGGCGGCCAGGAGACCACGGCTCTCACGGCCGTCACGCAGCTCACGCACCACGGCATGCTGTTCGTGCCGGTCGGCTACACGCACGGCGCCGGCATGTTCGCCATGGACGAGGTCAAGGGCGGCAGCCCGTACGGTGCCGGCACCTTCGCCGGCGCAGACGGCAGCAGGCTGCCCAGCGAAGCTGAGCTCGCCTTGGCGGCGCATCAGGGGAAGTACTTCGCCGGCATTGCCAAGAAGCTCAAGGCCTAA